In Clostridium thermosuccinogenes, the genomic stretch TTTCCTTGTATCTTCCCATAAAAATGCGTCCCGGCATTCTTCAGGAGTTGCAAACCGCACCTTCTTTGGATCACTTGCATACGCCTGCGATGGAGAAACCCCTTTTAAACTGCTATGAGGCTTCCCGTTGTACCCTTCATCCAGCCATACCCGAAATTTGCGGTTAAGTTCCTCCAGGCTTTTTGCTTTCTCCAGCGATATCTCCTGGAAAAACTCTTCAACTGTGGCATTGAACCTCTCAATCTTGCCTTTGCTCTCCGGAGAATACGCCTTTGTGTTCATGTGACGGATTCCCAGCTTTGCACATGCTACTCTGAACCATTTCGAGATAAATACCTTGCCATTGTCAACGTATACTGCCTCCGGCTTGCCGTATTTCAATATTGCCTTGCGAAAACTGTCTTCCAATATCGGAAGCCTCTGATTGTCGTAAAATTCTGCATGACACACCAGCCTCGTCGCATCGTCAATAAATGCCACCATGTATGTCCGTTTCTTACCGCCGTCGGCAGTCGGTATGTACGGACCGTATTTGATATCTGCCTGCCACAATGTGTTCCTTCCGTTTTTGACGAACCGGCGGGCTGTCGTTCCTTCTATACGAACATTTCTGAAGTCTTTTGCACCAAAGCCCATCTTCAAAAGATGCCTGGACAAGGTGCTTCTGGAGACACTTCCTTTTTTGACAATCCCTTCGCCTTCAAGGATCTTTATGATCCTCCTGACACTTCTCTCCGGCAGTTCCTGTTTTATTTCGATTGCCCGATCTAATATTTCCTGAGATATCGCTCTTTGTTGCCCTGTATCTTTTCGTATCTTTGGTAATAGCCCTTCGTAACCATTCTCCCGGTACGCTGCAAGATACCTCCGAAGTGTCCTTTCCGAAATTCCTTCCCTCTCAAGTATCTCCTGCCGTATTCTCCGCTTTTCCGCCTCATCCAGATCCGGCTGCAATAGCGGCGATATGATCTCATGTTTCTTTAATGCTTTTTCCAATACTTCATTGTTTATCATTTCGATCCCTCCTGTGCTTTTTCCTAAAGCCTATCAGAAGGGAACTCCGGACAGCTACGCAAACTATGTGGGAATTTTCTATACAAATACTCCTGCCAGATGATTTGTTAGCCACATATTCGTTTCACCTATGGCAAGATGGCTGCTTTCTATCTGCGGCAGTAACCCAAGCAGCCGCTCAATCATGTGGAATACCTTTGTTTCTATCATCTCCAGCTCATTGACAAACTTGCCATAATACCTGTACAGTATAGCTCTTAATGCTCCTGCAGCTTGCCGCCCCCGTTGCCTGAATTCTTCTACCCACCGCCTTAATGTGGATATGCTGGCGGCAGTCTCAATCTCCTCAAGAGGTATACCGTCCTCCTGGTCCCGAAGGACCAGCTCGCTATCACAAGCCGAGTAATGCTTATACGGCCTGATGAAATCCGGTATGATTGCATGTGTCTTCCCACACTTGCTACAGATTACACGGAATATGTTAATCCATTCAATTTCCTCGCCCATATGCACATGACGTGCATATCTGTCATGAAAGGTTGTTTTCCCGCCGCATTTCGGGCATATCAACTCCAGCCTTTCCAAAAATTTTAAACAATTTCTGCGATACTCCTTAACATTCCGCCCCAGATATGCTATTATCATATTACAAATGTGTTAAAGGGCTTTGAGGGTTAGGTGCTGGAACACTTAACATATATATTCAAAGCTCTTATCATATCCTCCTTTTTTTCTTCCAGGAAGATATTAGCATACGTGCAAACGGTCACGCAACTTGAGCAACTCCGGGACATTTATCCGGGGCAGAAACAGTATAAGGAGATGCAGCAGGAAAGAAGGCATAAGCTGACCGCAACATGATTATAGGTGTAAGCAACTATTGAAAGTCTATATTGAAAACCCAAGTCATACCTGACAACTAGAATGGGAAAACATACAAAACCGTATCAGGTCAAAATAAACAGTATATAATATAAAAGCATAACAGATATATATGAAAAAGCATGTATAAGCCTTCAAAGGAAGAATCCGACGTAAATCTATCTATGATAGATGAAAAGATAGTATTGAGATAACGGTTTAGTTCCGGAGGGAATAAAATTTGACCGATGCGCAAATAATATACAAGGAAAACTATATATAAATTATATATAGTGGACATAGATTTTATACTGGAGACATAAACATTATACCGGAATGATAA encodes the following:
- a CDS encoding DUF6431 domain-containing protein, whose product is MIIAYLGRNVKEYRRNCLKFLERLELICPKCGGKTTFHDRYARHVHMGEEIEWINIFRVICSKCGKTHAIIPDFIRPYKHYSACDSELVLRDQEDGIPLEEIETAASISTLRRWVEEFRQRGRQAAGALRAILYRYYGKFVNELEMIETKVFHMIERLLGLLPQIESSHLAIGETNMWLTNHLAGVFV
- a CDS encoding DDE-type integrase/transposase/recombinase codes for the protein MINNEVLEKALKKHEIISPLLQPDLDEAEKRRIRQEILEREGISERTLRRYLAAYRENGYEGLLPKIRKDTGQQRAISQEILDRAIEIKQELPERSVRRIIKILEGEGIVKKGSVSRSTLSRHLLKMGFGAKDFRNVRIEGTTARRFVKNGRNTLWQADIKYGPYIPTADGGKKRTYMVAFIDDATRLVCHAEFYDNQRLPILEDSFRKAILKYGKPEAVYVDNGKVFISKWFRVACAKLGIRHMNTKAYSPESKGKIERFNATVEEFFQEISLEKAKSLEELNRKFRVWLDEGYNGKPHSSLKGVSPSQAYASDPKKVRFATPEECRDAFLWEDTRKVDNTGCFKLQGIEYEAGIEYIGKKVDVRYDPFDMSLLEIWYNGERRKTATPLKVGEYCSKVEKTPATKSATHSRLLKIYESENEKRQKRQTGALTFRSMKGGDRNV